The following proteins are encoded in a genomic region of Thermococcus pacificus:
- the fbp gene encoding fructose-1,6-bisphosphate aldolase/phosphatase: MAVGDKITLSVIKADIGGWPGHSRVHPQLVETAEEVLSKAVEDGTLIDFYVAYAGDDLQLIMTHKKGVDSPEIHGLAWDAFKAATEVAKELGLYGAGQDLLKDAFSGNVRGMGPGVAEMEITLRKSEPVVTFHMDKTEPGAFNLPIFRMFADPFNTAGLVIDPHMHMGFRFEVWDILKHKRVILNTPEEVYDLLALIGAKSRYVIKRVYPKEGHSISKDEPVAVVSTEKLYEVAGEYVGKDDPVAIVRAQSGLPALGEVLEPFAFPHLVSGWMRGSHNGPVMPVPMHQANPTRFDGPPRVVALGWQISPRGELVGPVDLFDDPAFDYARQKALEITEYMRRHGPFEPHRLPLEDMEYTTLPGVLKRLEERFEDVE, translated from the coding sequence ATGGCAGTTGGAGATAAGATTACCCTCAGCGTTATCAAAGCGGACATCGGCGGCTGGCCGGGGCACTCTAGGGTGCACCCGCAGCTCGTTGAGACCGCCGAGGAAGTCCTCTCAAAGGCAGTTGAAGATGGAACCCTCATAGACTTCTACGTTGCCTATGCCGGCGATGACCTTCAGCTCATAATGACTCACAAAAAGGGCGTTGACAGCCCCGAGATTCATGGTCTCGCTTGGGATGCCTTTAAAGCTGCCACTGAAGTGGCAAAAGAGCTCGGACTCTACGGGGCAGGCCAGGACCTCCTCAAAGACGCTTTCAGCGGTAACGTCCGCGGTATGGGGCCGGGAGTTGCCGAGATGGAGATAACCCTTAGGAAGAGCGAGCCGGTGGTTACCTTCCACATGGACAAGACCGAGCCTGGAGCTTTTAACCTTCCGATATTCAGGATGTTCGCCGACCCCTTCAACACCGCCGGACTGGTCATAGACCCGCACATGCACATGGGCTTCCGCTTTGAGGTCTGGGACATCCTCAAGCACAAGCGCGTCATCCTCAACACGCCAGAGGAGGTATACGACCTTCTAGCCCTCATCGGTGCAAAGAGCCGCTACGTTATCAAGCGCGTTTACCCGAAGGAGGGCCACTCGATAAGCAAGGACGAGCCTGTTGCAGTGGTCAGCACTGAGAAGCTCTACGAGGTCGCTGGAGAATACGTCGGCAAGGACGATCCGGTTGCGATAGTCAGGGCCCAGAGCGGCCTTCCTGCCCTCGGTGAAGTCCTTGAGCCCTTTGCCTTCCCGCACCTCGTCAGCGGCTGGATGCGTGGTTCCCACAACGGCCCGGTAATGCCCGTCCCGATGCACCAGGCCAACCCGACCCGCTTCGACGGTCCCCCGAGGGTTGTCGCGCTCGGCTGGCAGATAAGCCCGAGGGGAGAGCTCGTCGGCCCGGTTGACCTATTCGACGACCCGGCCTTCGACTATGCTAGGCAGAAGGCCCTTGAGATTACGGAGTACATGCGCAGGCACGGGCCCTTCGAGCCGCACAGGCTACCGCTTGAGGACATGGAGTACACGACCCTTCCGGGCGTCCTCAAGAGGCTTGAAGAGCGCTTTGAGGACGTGGAGTGA
- the rlmD gene encoding 23S rRNA (uracil(1939)-C(5))-methyltransferase RlmD, with amino-acid sequence MRGIVERLDFDGMGIVKVRKKEIHVPFTVPGDVVEVKKWRRKKRRLVAVDFDVVEPSPERTEPRCPYFGTCGGCLLQHLPYEKQVEFKAEKLSALLSMDVEVVPSPVIYGHRNRIDVVISTKGIGFRRRGTWWDAVDIEECPVFGKTSRKVLRSLREFIGDHNPSLYEIGKNEGFLRYIVIREGKFTGELMVNLVTSEGALPEEFPGYFDYADSIYWSVNRTQSDVSYGEIERFWKSEFIRERLDDVTYLIHPNSFFQTNSYQAVTLVREVSRLVDGERVLDLYSGVGTFGIYLARRGFDVEGIEVNPFAVEMARRNVELNGVEAVFRVGEDRDVEDLSSYDTVVLDPPRAGLHPKLIRKILKDGPQSIVYVSCNPKTLVENLKVLYERYSVEDATGIDMFPHTPHVEAVVKLKLKV; translated from the coding sequence ATGCGGGGAATCGTCGAGAGACTGGACTTCGATGGTATGGGCATCGTAAAAGTCAGAAAAAAGGAAATTCACGTTCCGTTTACGGTCCCAGGAGACGTCGTTGAGGTTAAGAAGTGGAGACGGAAGAAGAGGAGGCTAGTAGCTGTAGATTTTGATGTGGTGGAGCCCTCGCCGGAGCGAACCGAGCCCAGGTGCCCATACTTTGGCACCTGCGGCGGCTGCCTCCTCCAACACTTGCCCTACGAGAAACAGGTTGAGTTCAAAGCGGAGAAACTCTCGGCCCTCCTTAGTATGGACGTCGAGGTAGTGCCCTCCCCCGTGATTTATGGGCATAGAAACAGGATAGATGTTGTCATTTCGACTAAGGGCATTGGCTTCAGGAGGAGGGGCACCTGGTGGGATGCCGTTGACATCGAGGAGTGCCCGGTTTTTGGAAAGACCAGCAGGAAAGTCCTGCGCTCGCTGAGGGAGTTTATAGGGGATCACAACCCGAGCCTCTACGAGATAGGGAAGAACGAGGGCTTTTTGAGGTACATCGTCATCCGCGAGGGCAAGTTCACAGGGGAGCTCATGGTTAACCTCGTTACTTCGGAGGGGGCACTTCCTGAGGAGTTCCCTGGGTACTTTGACTACGCCGATTCAATATACTGGAGCGTCAACAGAACCCAGAGCGACGTCTCCTACGGCGAGATAGAGCGCTTTTGGAAATCGGAGTTCATACGGGAAAGGCTCGACGACGTTACGTACCTCATCCACCCCAACAGCTTCTTCCAGACAAACAGCTACCAGGCGGTGACCCTTGTAAGGGAGGTTTCCAGGCTTGTGGATGGCGAGAGGGTTCTTGATCTCTACTCCGGCGTTGGCACCTTCGGGATATATCTGGCCAGACGCGGTTTCGATGTGGAAGGAATAGAGGTCAACCCGTTCGCGGTCGAGATGGCGCGTAGGAACGTCGAACTCAACGGCGTGGAAGCGGTCTTCAGGGTCGGGGAGGACAGGGACGTTGAGGACCTCTCCAGCTACGACACCGTGGTCCTTGACCCGCCAAGAGCAGGGCTCCATCCCAAACTGATCCGGAAAATCTTAAAAGATGGACCACAGAGCATCGTTTACGTCTCCTGCAACCCGAAGACCCTCGTCGAGAACCTGAAGGTTCTTTACGAGAGGTACTCCGTTGAGGACGCCACCGGAATCGACATGTTTCCCCACACGCCGCACGTGGAGGCGGTTGTCAAACTGAAACTCAAAGTTTAA
- the lrpA gene encoding HTH-type transcriptional regulator LrpA, producing MLDERDRIIIEMLTKDARTPFTEIAKVLGISETAVRKRVKALEESGVIKQYTVVVDPSKLGYNLVSLTGVDTLPEKIFEVANKLKEFEFVREVYLTSGDHMIMAEIWARDGEDLSDIISNKIGKIEGVTKVCPAIILEKLK from the coding sequence ATGCTTGACGAAAGAGACAGGATAATAATTGAGATGCTCACCAAGGACGCACGCACTCCTTTTACGGAGATTGCGAAGGTTCTTGGCATAAGCGAGACCGCGGTTAGGAAGCGCGTGAAGGCCCTGGAGGAGTCAGGAGTCATAAAGCAGTACACAGTCGTCGTTGATCCATCAAAGCTCGGCTACAATCTCGTCAGCCTGACGGGCGTTGACACTCTGCCCGAGAAGATATTCGAGGTTGCCAACAAGCTAAAGGAGTTTGAGTTCGTGAGAGAGGTCTACCTCACCAGCGGCGACCACATGATAATGGCAGAGATCTGGGCCAGGGACGGGGAAGACCTGTCGGACATAATCTCCAACAAAATCGGCAAGATAGAGGGCGTCACCAAGGTCTGCCCCGCGATAATTCTTGAGAAGCTTAAGTGA